The nucleotide window CACGGCTCCAGAGAGCGATCCGGTCCCCCCGCTCACGGGCTCGCATCCAGAAAGGCCGCGATCCACCCGACGATCCGCTCGGGGGCATCCTCCTGGAGGAAATGACTCGCGTCTTCCAGCTCGCGGGTGGTCGCGTGGGGGTAGAGGCGCTGCCAGGTGCGCAGGACCGGTTCCGAAAGGACCGGGTCCCGCATCCCCCACACCAGGAGGGTCGGTGTGCTGCGGAACCGGGACAGCCCTTCCTCGATCTGCTTCATCTCCATGTACGACGGATCCGTCTGGCTGACCGGGATGTCCCGCGACCAGCACAGCAGGGCGAGGCGCGACTCGGGGGTGGGGAAGGGGGCCTGATAGGCCTCGCGAACCGTCTTCGTCAGGTGCTCCCGATGATGGGTGGTCCCCACCAGGGCGGGCTCCACGTAGCCGTTTTTGTCCAAGACGAACTTCTCCCCGCGCTCCGAGCGGATGATCTCCAGCAGCCGCGGGAACGGGCCGCCCGGCCAGGGAGCGAACGCCCAGGTGTTCATGAGGACGAGGCGCTTGATCCGCTCGGCGTGGCGGACCGCAAATCCCAGCCCGACCGGCCCGCCCCAGTCGTGGAGCACCAGCGTCATTTCGCGCAGATCCAGATGCAGCAGGAGGCTCTCGAGATTCGCGACGTGGTGCCGCAGGCGGTACGGGTACGGCTGCTCGGGAACACCCGACTTGCCCATGCCCATGTGATCCGGCACGACGCACCGCCGGCGCTGGGAGAGCGCCGGGATGAACCGGCGCCACAGGTAGCCCCACGTGGGGTCTCCGTGCACCAGCACGACCGGCTCCCCGGCCCCCTCGTCCACGAAGTGCATGGCAAATCCATTCACCTCGTGGTAGCGCGGGGCGAAGGGGAAGGTCCCGTCAAAGGTCTCGTCTTCCAAGTCAATCATGGCCGCCAAGCCAGGCGAGCACGGTGCCGTCCTCACCGCCTCGCGACGGTGTACCGCATGATCGGGCGCGTCTGCGACCGCCGGAGCACCTCCACGAAGCCCGTCTTGCGGAACGCCGACGCCAGCCGTGCGCCTTCGCGTACGCGACAGCGACCTTCAGCAACATGCACCAGCAGCCGCCGCAGGCCCGCGTTCCCCGAACAACCGCGCGAGATCCTACCACCGCTCTGGCGTGAGCGGGCGAAACTGCAGACGGGGCAGCGCTGCTGGGCGGGAAGGCACGGCGGCTGTCCTCTTGGGGCGCGGCGTCTCGGACCTTACTTATCGCCGCCCGGAGCGTCAGGCGCAAGCAGTTTTCGCTCCAGGCGGGTCAGGGCCTTCTGGTGCTCCAGGAGGACCGAGACCAGGATAGCTTCCAGCGGGCTGAGACGGGAGGCGTAGGCGGCGGCCGCCACGTGGAACTTGGCGGCGCAGAACATGGCCTCCAGCGCCTCCTGGTCTTCCTTCCGGAGGGCCCGGCGGAACTTCCCCCAGGACGTAAACTCCTCCTCGATGGCGCGGCTGATCGGCATGACGGTCCGGCCCATCGCGGCCCCCTTTCTCCCGTCACTCCGCCCGCCAGATGGGGCGGAGGCTAAAGAACGGC belongs to Candidatus Methylomirabilis sp. and includes:
- a CDS encoding alpha/beta fold hydrolase encodes the protein MIDLEDETFDGTFPFAPRYHEVNGFAMHFVDEGAGEPVVLVHGDPTWGYLWRRFIPALSQRRRCVVPDHMGMGKSGVPEQPYPYRLRHHVANLESLLLHLDLREMTLVLHDWGGPVGLGFAVRHAERIKRLVLMNTWAFAPWPGGPFPRLLEIIRSERGEKFVLDKNGYVEPALVGTTHHREHLTKTVREAYQAPFPTPESRLALLCWSRDIPVSQTDPSYMEMKQIEEGLSRFRSTPTLLVWGMRDPVLSEPVLRTWQRLYPHATTRELEDASHFLQEDAPERIVGWIAAFLDASP